A genome region from Mycolicibacterium litorale includes the following:
- a CDS encoding LLM class flavin-dependent oxidoreductase: MSKKKMHLLGFVQHGVMNHASTMWAHPRDKIGYHWSRPEYWRDLGRIMERGLFDAMFIADELAPYTTYKGNSDPVVKFAGQCPVHEPASVVPIVGAFTKNLGIGITLSTSFVPPYMMARQLSTLDHLTGGRVGWNIVTSYSKSEFQAMGKENLTPRDKRYEVVEEYMQLLYELWDSWDDDAIVYDRDNGVFADPAKVREVDFQGEFFRSKGRHFVAPSPQKRPVLWQAGSSDQGREFAAKHAESVFGIFPTPKSMRAYADDIRTRADDNGRDPESVKLIYGLQTIIDRDKGRANDRYAEFVEKVQIESALGILSGHTGFDFSTLGLDDNVVDADVQGIRGLFDAILEAKDGAPVTVREAAQIYGVSMGAPVAVGTPADVADQMEQYIDEGGCNGFMMLATDTPGCFNDMTELLVPELQRRGRFRTRYPGTTLRESLQEY; encoded by the coding sequence ATGAGCAAGAAGAAGATGCACCTGCTGGGCTTCGTCCAGCACGGCGTCATGAACCACGCGTCGACGATGTGGGCGCATCCGCGGGACAAGATCGGCTACCACTGGTCGCGTCCGGAGTACTGGCGCGACCTCGGCCGCATCATGGAACGCGGTCTGTTCGACGCGATGTTCATCGCCGACGAACTCGCCCCGTACACCACCTACAAGGGCAATTCGGACCCGGTGGTGAAGTTCGCCGGTCAATGTCCGGTGCACGAACCCGCCAGTGTGGTGCCGATCGTGGGCGCCTTCACCAAGAACCTCGGCATCGGCATCACGCTGTCGACATCCTTTGTGCCGCCGTACATGATGGCCCGCCAGCTCTCGACGCTGGACCACCTCACCGGTGGCCGCGTCGGCTGGAACATCGTCACGTCGTACTCCAAGAGCGAGTTCCAGGCGATGGGCAAGGAGAACCTGACCCCGCGCGACAAGCGCTACGAGGTGGTCGAGGAGTACATGCAGCTGCTCTATGAGCTGTGGGATTCCTGGGACGACGACGCCATCGTCTACGACCGGGATAACGGTGTCTTCGCCGACCCGGCGAAGGTGCGCGAGGTGGACTTCCAGGGTGAGTTCTTCCGTTCCAAGGGAAGGCATTTCGTCGCCCCGTCGCCGCAGAAGCGGCCGGTGCTGTGGCAGGCCGGGTCCTCGGACCAGGGTCGCGAGTTCGCCGCCAAGCACGCCGAATCCGTGTTCGGCATCTTCCCCACGCCCAAGAGCATGCGCGCCTACGCCGACGACATCCGCACCCGCGCCGACGACAACGGCCGCGACCCGGAGTCGGTGAAGCTGATCTACGGGCTGCAGACGATCATCGACCGCGACAAGGGCCGCGCCAACGACCGCTACGCGGAGTTCGTCGAGAAGGTGCAGATCGAGAGTGCGCTCGGAATCCTGTCCGGCCACACAGGCTTCGACTTCTCCACGCTCGGACTCGACGACAACGTGGTGGACGCCGACGTGCAGGGCATCCGCGGGCTGTTCGACGCCATCCTCGAGGCCAAGGACGGCGCCCCGGTGACGGTGCGGGAGGCCGCGCAGATCTACGGTGTCTCGATGGGCGCGCCGGTCGCGGTCGGCACGCCGGCCGACGTCGCCGACCAGATGGAGCAGTACATCGACGAGGGTGGCTGCAACGGCTTCATGATGCTGGCCACCGACACCCCGGGCTGCTTCAACGACATGACCGAACTGCTGGTGCCCGAGTTGCAGCGGCGCGGCCGGTTCCGCACCCGGTATCCCGGGACGACACTGCGCGAGAGCCTGCAGGAGTACTGA
- a CDS encoding magnesium transporter CorA family protein yields MSDVRGRVWRNGEPQDDFVFSEISDCLAEPGTLVWADVYASDHAILKDLAHELGLNEWAVEDAVAESERTKATVYPTHTFFTVYSVETHEPESDTDSTLVVHRISGFVLPQGLITVRLSPDFDIDAVSQRFDDLGGQQFGVGALVHALLDTVVDSHFVAVQYLDDAIEDIEDALFAESLPRNGLQRKTFQLRKDLVHLRRVVLPMREVVNSIQHRRIDAKISPELDPRYADLYDHVLRASEWTESLRDMITTVFETNLSLQDARLNMVMKKLTGWAAIIAVPTAITGFYGQNVIYPGIETVAGFVTSSVIIVLLVAILYVMFKRRDWL; encoded by the coding sequence GTGAGTGACGTCCGCGGCCGCGTATGGCGCAACGGTGAACCCCAGGACGATTTCGTGTTCTCGGAGATCTCGGATTGTCTCGCCGAGCCGGGCACGCTCGTGTGGGCCGACGTCTACGCCTCCGATCACGCGATTCTCAAGGACCTCGCCCACGAACTCGGCCTCAACGAGTGGGCGGTGGAGGACGCGGTCGCCGAATCGGAGCGCACCAAGGCCACCGTCTACCCGACGCACACCTTCTTCACCGTCTACAGCGTCGAGACCCACGAGCCGGAATCCGACACCGACTCAACGCTGGTGGTCCACCGGATCTCCGGGTTCGTGCTGCCGCAGGGTCTGATCACCGTGCGGTTGTCGCCGGACTTCGACATCGACGCGGTGTCCCAGCGGTTCGACGATCTCGGCGGCCAGCAGTTCGGTGTCGGCGCCCTGGTGCACGCACTGCTCGACACGGTGGTCGACAGCCACTTCGTCGCGGTCCAGTACCTCGACGACGCGATCGAGGACATCGAGGACGCACTGTTCGCCGAGTCGCTGCCGCGCAACGGGTTGCAACGCAAGACGTTTCAGCTGCGCAAGGACCTCGTGCACCTGCGGCGGGTGGTGCTGCCGATGCGTGAGGTGGTCAACTCCATCCAGCACCGCCGCATCGACGCGAAGATCTCCCCCGAACTCGACCCGCGGTATGCCGACCTCTACGACCACGTGCTGCGCGCCTCGGAGTGGACCGAATCGCTGCGCGACATGATCACGACCGTGTTCGAGACGAACCTGTCCCTGCAGGACGCGCGGCTCAACATGGTGATGAAGAAGCTCACCGGGTGGGCGGCGATCATCGCGGTGCCGACGGCGATCACCGGGTTCTACGGGCAGAACGTCATCTATCCCGGCATCGAGACCGTCGCCGGCTTCGTCACCAGCTCGGTGATCATCGTGCTGCTGGTCGCGATTCTCTACGTGATGTTCAAACGCCGCGATTGGCTCTGA
- a CDS encoding HD domain-containing phosphohydrolase: MTTAHNRLVTSRPQAAGLPTRAEVLAALSVAIDLGLGQPAEHMLRSALIATRLADRLGLSTAQRDCAYYTTLVMWIGCHADSHEYARWFGDDIAVRRASYLVDWSGLPYQRFLLANVRHGAPLLQRLRTVTALYADARGHISRLIHSHCTSAALLAERIGLDGDVQRVLGFTFERFDGGGLPAGVAGEAIPVEMRVAQFADLVEVHHRGYGVEGAVAMARSRRGGQFDPAVVDAFVADPEPVLAVPMTGDAWTTALRQAPDRKTRLDAAGLDALLVALGDFVDLKCPFTAGHSRAVAALAADAAMVAGLDADAVALTRRAGHVHDIGRIGVSNQVWSKPGALSMAEFERVRLHPYLTERILRQVPGLARVASVAANHHERLDGTGYPRGLAARELTMPDRVLAAAVSYHAACEPRPYRAAMAAGDAARRVRERVRDGGLDPGAAEAVLHAAGQSARPVSHPGGLTPREAEVLRLVALGASNREIAATLVISEKTARNHVERTYAKIGVSNRVAASLYALEHGLLGRR; encoded by the coding sequence CTGACGACGGCGCACAATCGGCTCGTGACCAGTCGCCCGCAGGCCGCGGGGCTTCCGACGCGTGCGGAAGTCCTCGCGGCGCTGTCGGTGGCGATCGACCTCGGGCTCGGCCAGCCGGCCGAGCACATGCTGCGGTCGGCGCTCATCGCGACGCGGCTCGCCGACCGGCTGGGGCTCAGCACCGCTCAGCGTGACTGTGCCTATTACACGACGTTGGTCATGTGGATCGGCTGTCACGCCGACTCGCACGAGTACGCGCGGTGGTTCGGCGACGACATCGCGGTGCGCCGCGCGTCGTATCTCGTCGACTGGTCGGGACTGCCGTACCAGCGGTTCCTGCTGGCCAATGTCCGCCACGGCGCACCGCTGCTCCAGCGGTTGCGTACCGTGACGGCGCTGTACGCCGATGCGCGCGGCCACATCTCGCGGCTCATCCATTCGCACTGCACGTCGGCTGCGCTGCTCGCCGAGCGGATCGGTCTCGACGGTGACGTGCAGCGGGTGCTCGGATTCACCTTCGAGCGGTTCGACGGCGGCGGGCTGCCTGCGGGCGTTGCCGGAGAGGCGATCCCGGTCGAGATGCGGGTGGCGCAGTTCGCCGACCTGGTCGAGGTGCATCACCGCGGCTACGGGGTCGAGGGCGCGGTCGCGATGGCGCGCAGCCGGCGCGGGGGGCAGTTCGATCCGGCGGTCGTCGATGCGTTCGTCGCCGACCCGGAACCCGTGCTGGCGGTGCCGATGACCGGAGATGCGTGGACGACGGCGCTGCGGCAGGCGCCGGACCGCAAGACACGGCTCGACGCCGCCGGCTTGGACGCCCTGCTGGTCGCGCTCGGCGACTTCGTCGACCTCAAATGTCCCTTCACCGCCGGACATTCGAGGGCGGTGGCCGCGTTGGCCGCCGATGCGGCGATGGTGGCCGGCCTCGACGCGGATGCGGTGGCACTGACGCGGCGGGCCGGCCACGTGCACGACATCGGCCGTATCGGGGTGTCGAACCAGGTCTGGTCGAAGCCGGGCGCGCTGAGCATGGCGGAGTTCGAACGGGTGCGCCTGCATCCGTATCTGACGGAGCGGATTCTGCGGCAGGTGCCGGGGCTCGCGCGGGTGGCGTCGGTGGCGGCGAATCATCACGAGCGGTTGGACGGCACGGGATATCCGCGAGGGCTCGCCGCGCGGGAGCTGACGATGCCCGACCGTGTGCTCGCGGCGGCGGTGAGTTATCACGCGGCGTGTGAGCCGAGGCCGTATCGGGCGGCGATGGCGGCCGGTGATGCGGCGCGGCGGGTGCGTGAGCGGGTACGGGACGGCGGACTGGATCCTGGTGCGGCGGAAGCGGTGCTGCACGCCGCGGGCCAGTCGGCGCGGCCGGTGTCCCACCCGGGCGGGCTGACCCCGCGCGAGGCGGAGGTGCTGCGCCTGGTGGCGCTGGGCGCGTCGAACCGCGAGATCGCGGCGACGTTGGTGATCAGCGAGAAGACCGCACGCAATCACGTCGAGCGGACGTACGCCAAGATCGGGGTGTCGAACCGTGTCGCGGCGAGCCTGTACGCGCTCGAGCACGGGTTGCTCGGCCGCCGGTGA
- a CDS encoding MBL fold metallo-hydrolase — protein sequence MPNSDRLYFRQLLSGRDFAAGDMIATQMRNFAYLIGDRETGDCVVVDPAYAAGDLVDALEADGMHLSGVLATHHHPDHVGGSMMGFELKGLAELLERVSVPVHVNSHEADWVSRVTGIARSELTAHEHGDVINVGSIDIELLHTPGHTPGSQCFLLDGRLVAGDTLFLEGCGRTDFPGGNVDDMFRSLQALAKLPGDPTVFPGHWYSAEPSAALSEVRRSNYVYRASDLEQWRMVMGG from the coding sequence GTGCCGAATTCTGATCGCCTCTACTTCCGCCAACTGCTGTCCGGACGCGACTTCGCCGCCGGCGACATGATCGCCACGCAAATGCGCAACTTCGCCTACCTCATCGGCGACCGGGAGACCGGCGACTGCGTCGTCGTCGATCCGGCGTACGCGGCGGGCGATCTCGTCGACGCCCTCGAAGCCGACGGCATGCACTTGTCTGGGGTGCTGGCGACCCACCACCATCCCGACCACGTCGGCGGTTCGATGATGGGCTTCGAGCTCAAGGGACTGGCCGAACTGCTCGAGCGGGTCAGCGTGCCGGTGCACGTCAACAGCCACGAGGCCGACTGGGTGTCGCGGGTGACCGGCATCGCGCGCAGCGAGCTCACCGCACACGAGCACGGCGACGTGATCAACGTCGGCAGCATCGACATCGAACTGCTGCACACCCCGGGCCACACGCCGGGCAGTCAGTGCTTCCTACTGGACGGCCGACTCGTCGCCGGTGACACGTTGTTCCTCGAGGGCTGCGGCCGCACCGACTTCCCCGGCGGGAACGTCGACGACATGTTCCGCAGCCTGCAGGCGCTGGCCAAGCTGCCCGGCGACCCGACGGTGTTCCCCGGCCACTGGTACTCCGCCGAGCCGAGCGCCGCGCTGTCGGAGGTGCGTCGGAGCAACTACGTGTACCGCGCCAGCGATCTCGAACAGTGGCGCATGGTGATGGGCGGCTGA
- a CDS encoding sodium:solute symporter family protein: MFQPSNLSPGIGFALMLGLGAVMFVVAFAVRSMVKNTHDFVIADRRIGFGFGVGSVIAVWTWSMAVMMSSAQAFTFGTSGLIWFVVPNGLAVMVMVPFALRLRRQMPAGYTIVEFIRARFQNKPATTVMLVAMLLGLLAEIFINLFGVVLVMGVVFELNPTVVLIVTLATVTVYSYFGGLWTSAITATFNTLLITVPAALVVLYVLHKVGGPELVFQKVDAAGPNTLNAFDSSAAAAFGISLALGLLASTMADQTFWQKAWALKPASMGRTFVWAGMWFYPIPIVLGLLGLVGLAFDVNPADLGDAGPGGIGPYVVSHLGLPIVLVALYVLIILNACYSSIDGAFSALSSVVAVDVLKRAKPDIAPKSLFRYTKASILVAGVIGGVVVSSGIDYVQLVNTVFFLKAALIIPLGLAIFWKRMTSTAFVASLVLAIAIGYPVRETVGELQGIITLEAISLVAAVGISLLSKQSFDFATLRNRGDALTGDRGAAEPVVAADPDPVR, from the coding sequence GTGTTCCAACCGTCCAACCTGTCACCGGGGATCGGCTTCGCGCTGATGCTGGGGCTGGGCGCCGTCATGTTCGTCGTCGCGTTCGCGGTCCGGTCGATGGTGAAGAACACCCACGACTTCGTGATCGCCGACCGCCGCATCGGGTTCGGCTTCGGTGTCGGCTCGGTCATCGCGGTGTGGACGTGGTCGATGGCCGTGATGATGTCGTCCGCGCAGGCCTTCACCTTCGGCACGTCCGGGCTGATCTGGTTCGTCGTCCCCAACGGTCTCGCCGTGATGGTGATGGTGCCGTTCGCGCTGCGTCTGCGCCGCCAGATGCCCGCCGGCTACACGATCGTCGAGTTCATCCGCGCGCGCTTCCAGAACAAGCCGGCCACCACCGTCATGCTCGTCGCGATGCTGCTGGGCCTGCTCGCCGAGATCTTCATCAACCTCTTCGGCGTGGTGCTCGTGATGGGGGTGGTGTTCGAACTCAACCCGACCGTCGTGCTGATCGTCACGCTCGCCACCGTGACGGTCTACTCGTACTTCGGCGGGCTGTGGACCTCGGCGATCACCGCCACGTTCAACACCCTGCTCATCACCGTGCCCGCCGCACTCGTCGTGCTCTACGTGCTGCACAAGGTCGGCGGGCCGGAGCTCGTCTTCCAGAAGGTCGACGCGGCAGGGCCCAACACGCTCAACGCATTCGACAGTTCGGCGGCCGCGGCGTTCGGCATCTCGCTGGCGCTGGGCCTGCTCGCGTCGACGATGGCCGACCAGACGTTCTGGCAGAAGGCGTGGGCGCTCAAGCCGGCCTCCATGGGCCGCACGTTCGTCTGGGCGGGCATGTGGTTCTACCCGATCCCGATCGTGCTGGGCCTGCTCGGCCTGGTGGGCCTCGCCTTCGACGTGAACCCCGCCGACCTCGGCGACGCCGGGCCGGGCGGCATCGGCCCCTACGTGGTCAGCCATCTCGGCCTGCCGATCGTGCTCGTCGCGCTCTACGTGCTGATCATCCTCAACGCCTGCTACTCGTCGATCGACGGCGCGTTCTCGGCGCTGTCCTCGGTGGTCGCCGTCGACGTCCTCAAGCGTGCGAAGCCCGATATCGCGCCGAAGTCGTTGTTCCGCTACACCAAAGCGTCGATCCTGGTGGCCGGCGTGATCGGCGGTGTCGTGGTCAGCTCCGGCATCGACTACGTCCAGCTGGTCAACACCGTGTTCTTCCTCAAGGCCGCGTTGATCATCCCGCTCGGCCTGGCCATCTTCTGGAAACGCATGACCTCGACGGCATTCGTCGCCAGCCTGGTGCTGGCCATCGCGATCGGCTACCCGGTCCGCGAAACCGTCGGTGAACTACAGGGAATCATCACCTTGGAGGCGATCTCACTCGTGGCTGCCGTCGGTATCAGCCTATTGTCCAAACAGTCCTTCGACTTCGCGACGCTGCGCAACCGCGGCGACGCGCTGACCGGCGACCGCGGCGCCGCCGAGCCGGTCGTGGCCGCCGACCCGGATCCGGTCCGATGA
- a CDS encoding TetR/AcrR family transcriptional regulator — protein MPRAKQRTPELRDRLLAVAVATLNEEGVARLTTRRVAERAGTSVPAVYELFDDKAGLIRAIFFEGFRLLGNDLSAVPVTDDPVADIEALVPVFRRFCLDSPRLAQVMFSRPFADFDPGPEELAAGEAVRDIFLDRIQRCLDEGVLAGDAVDIAHVLLALAKGLAVQEAGCWLGTTARSVERRWRLGVHSLLAGFRPAAAV, from the coding sequence ATGCCCAGGGCCAAACAGCGCACCCCTGAACTACGGGACCGGCTGCTGGCGGTGGCCGTCGCGACGCTCAACGAGGAGGGCGTCGCACGGCTCACCACGCGGCGGGTCGCCGAGCGGGCCGGGACATCGGTGCCCGCCGTCTACGAGTTGTTCGACGACAAGGCCGGGCTGATTCGAGCGATCTTCTTCGAGGGGTTCCGGCTGCTGGGCAACGACCTGTCCGCGGTGCCGGTGACCGACGATCCGGTCGCCGACATCGAGGCGCTCGTGCCGGTGTTCCGCCGCTTCTGCCTGGACTCCCCCAGACTCGCGCAGGTGATGTTCTCCCGGCCGTTCGCCGACTTCGACCCGGGCCCCGAGGAACTGGCGGCCGGCGAGGCCGTGCGCGACATCTTCCTCGACCGCATCCAGCGGTGCCTCGACGAGGGCGTGCTGGCCGGCGATGCGGTGGACATCGCACACGTGCTGCTCGCGCTGGCCAAGGGTCTGGCTGTGCAGGAGGCCGGGTGCTGGCTGGGCACCACGGCACGGTCGGTCGAGCGACGGTGGCGCCTCGGCGTGCACTCGCTGCTCGCCGGATTCCGCCCGGCCGCCGCGGTTTGA
- the usfY gene encoding protein UsfY, translated as MKGAYHDPVDHSRTYQPRAGESFIDTLWFPGLLLIALGVVGLAAIVAAAAYGESRLVLPLAIVTGAVVTAGGGLIALEHRRVLRIERLWQTEHSDTTHRHAV; from the coding sequence ATGAAGGGCGCCTATCACGATCCCGTGGATCACTCCCGTACCTACCAGCCCCGTGCCGGCGAATCGTTCATCGACACTCTCTGGTTTCCCGGTCTGCTGCTGATCGCGCTCGGCGTCGTCGGGCTGGCGGCCATCGTGGCGGCCGCGGCGTACGGCGAGAGCCGCCTGGTGCTGCCGCTGGCGATCGTCACCGGTGCGGTCGTCACCGCCGGCGGCGGCCTGATCGCCCTGGAGCACCGGCGGGTGCTGCGCATCGAGCGGCTGTGGCAGACGGAACATTCGGACACCACACACCGTCACGCCGTCTGA
- a CDS encoding NAD(P)/FAD-dependent oxidoreductase: protein MATSSGLIAVGSGPAGLSAAAAFRARHPELRVQILTADPAMPYAKPPLSKEFLCGRDHHVDLHTPDWFDRRRLELVRGITVDHVDLDAREVITRGGRRYPYWNLVLAPGAIPVPLDVPGAENALQLRSLADAVTIRMAALQARSAVVIGGGLIGCEAAACLAGSGIATTMVAGEPVPLQRRFGLDAGERIAKLLSDCGVRFIGPARVVEVRDDGVTLDDGGCLDGDLVVAATGVRPDARLAESADIRTEGGRIVVDAHMHTSAPNVFAAGDVALAHNIAAGRRIPTEHWRDAADQGEIAGASAAGYPTAWGKVPGFHCAIGEARLKYRGWGIGYEHTRLVDHRDGFTIWYEASGEVVGVLSLNADDDYRLAAELVGTHVPVSD, encoded by the coding sequence GTGGCAACGTCGTCAGGGTTGATCGCCGTCGGTAGCGGTCCGGCGGGCCTGAGCGCGGCCGCGGCGTTCCGCGCGCGGCATCCGGAGCTGCGCGTGCAGATCCTCACCGCCGACCCGGCGATGCCTTACGCCAAGCCGCCGCTGAGCAAGGAGTTCCTATGCGGCCGCGACCACCACGTCGACCTCCACACGCCGGACTGGTTCGACCGCCGGCGCCTCGAACTCGTCCGCGGCATCACCGTCGACCATGTCGACCTCGACGCCCGGGAGGTCATCACGCGCGGCGGCCGCCGCTACCCGTACTGGAACCTCGTGCTGGCGCCCGGCGCGATCCCCGTCCCGCTCGACGTGCCCGGCGCCGAGAATGCCCTGCAACTACGCTCCCTCGCCGATGCCGTCACCATCCGCATGGCCGCACTGCAGGCCCGCTCCGCGGTCGTGATCGGTGGTGGGCTGATCGGCTGCGAGGCGGCGGCGTGCCTGGCCGGCAGTGGCATCGCCACGACCATGGTTGCCGGCGAACCGGTGCCGCTGCAGCGGCGGTTCGGCCTCGACGCCGGTGAGCGCATCGCGAAGCTGTTGTCGGACTGCGGGGTTCGCTTCATCGGTCCGGCGCGCGTGGTCGAGGTGCGGGACGACGGTGTGACGCTCGACGACGGCGGCTGCCTCGACGGCGACCTCGTGGTCGCCGCCACCGGGGTGCGCCCGGACGCGCGGTTGGCCGAGTCGGCGGATATCCGCACCGAAGGCGGACGGATCGTCGTGGACGCGCACATGCACACCTCGGCGCCCAACGTCTTCGCCGCCGGTGACGTCGCGCTGGCTCACAACATCGCCGCGGGCAGGCGGATCCCGACCGAGCACTGGCGCGACGCCGCCGACCAGGGTGAGATCGCCGGCGCGTCCGCGGCGGGATATCCGACCGCGTGGGGAAAGGTGCCCGGCTTCCACTGCGCCATCGGCGAGGCGCGGCTCAAATACCGCGGCTGGGGCATCGGCTACGAGCACACCCGCCTCGTCGACCACCGCGACGGGTTCACGATCTGGTACGAGGCGAGCGGCGAGGTGGTCGGCGTGCTCAGCCTCAACGCCGACGACGACTACCGGCTGGCAGCCGAGCTGGTCGGCACCCACGTGCCGGTCAGCGACTGA
- a CDS encoding HD domain-containing protein encodes MTLPQEVRLSEWNLPDTEVCSAAVRLVLDVSLPVIANHTVRSYLFARELAAARGVRDYDDEVVFLTCILHDLGVTALGGGDQRFEVDGADAAVRFLREHDVAEDRARTVWEGIALHTSLGLVHRFGTEQAVSFSGISLDIDGAEKESLPAGFVERVHAAWPRQDLGFAIADLIAGGIAANPLKAPPFTFPAHLHELLNGSSLTFFDVVRNSGWGDEPVDA; translated from the coding sequence ATGACGCTTCCCCAAGAGGTCCGCCTGTCCGAGTGGAACCTTCCGGACACCGAGGTGTGTTCGGCCGCAGTGCGATTGGTGCTCGACGTCTCGCTGCCGGTCATCGCCAACCACACCGTCCGCAGCTACCTGTTCGCCCGCGAACTCGCGGCCGCCAGGGGAGTGCGCGACTACGACGATGAGGTCGTGTTCCTCACCTGCATCCTGCACGATCTGGGCGTCACCGCCCTCGGCGGCGGCGATCAGCGGTTCGAGGTCGACGGCGCCGACGCCGCGGTGCGGTTCCTGCGCGAACACGACGTCGCGGAGGATCGCGCCCGCACGGTGTGGGAAGGGATCGCACTGCACACCAGCCTCGGGCTCGTGCACCGGTTCGGCACGGAGCAGGCGGTGTCGTTCTCCGGCATCTCGCTCGACATCGACGGTGCCGAGAAGGAGTCACTGCCGGCCGGCTTCGTCGAGCGCGTCCATGCCGCGTGGCCGCGTCAGGATCTCGGCTTCGCGATCGCCGACCTCATCGCGGGCGGAATCGCCGCCAACCCGCTGAAGGCCCCGCCGTTCACGTTCCCCGCGCACCTGCACGAACTGCTCAACGGCAGCTCGCTCACCTTCTTCGACGTGGTGCGGAACTCCGGCTGGGGCGACGAGCCCGTCGACGCGTAA
- a CDS encoding crotonase/enoyl-CoA hydratase family protein yields the protein MSSTVSYDLTESVATITMDDGKANVLSPAMQANLNEAFDRAEKDDSKAVVLAGNQKLFSGGFDLAVFASGDAQASLDMLTGGFELAVRCLTFPKPIIMAATGPAIAMGSFLLLSGDVRIGSPRTRCQANEVAIGMVLPISAIELMRMRLTPAAFHRGVSMATTFTGDAAIAGGWLDEVVEQDAVLTRAQEVATEAAATLHLNAHVASKLKARDHALQAIRAGIDGLAAEFGG from the coding sequence ATGAGCAGCACGGTGAGCTACGACCTGACCGAGTCGGTCGCGACCATCACGATGGACGATGGCAAGGCCAACGTCCTGTCGCCGGCCATGCAGGCCAACCTCAACGAGGCCTTCGACCGCGCCGAGAAAGACGACTCGAAGGCCGTTGTGCTGGCGGGTAATCAGAAGCTGTTCAGCGGCGGCTTCGACCTGGCGGTGTTCGCCTCCGGTGACGCGCAGGCCTCACTGGACATGCTCACCGGCGGGTTCGAGCTCGCCGTGCGCTGCCTGACCTTCCCGAAGCCGATCATCATGGCCGCGACCGGGCCGGCGATCGCGATGGGCTCGTTCCTGCTGCTCTCCGGCGACGTGCGGATCGGGTCCCCGCGCACGCGGTGCCAGGCCAACGAGGTCGCGATCGGCATGGTGCTGCCCATCTCGGCGATCGAACTGATGCGGATGCGGTTGACGCCGGCGGCGTTCCACCGTGGCGTCTCGATGGCCACCACGTTCACCGGTGACGCAGCGATCGCCGGCGGCTGGCTCGACGAGGTGGTGGAGCAGGACGCGGTGCTCACCCGCGCGCAGGAGGTCGCGACCGAGGCCGCGGCCACGCTGCACCTGAACGCGCATGTGGCGAGCAAGCTCAAGGCCCGCGACCACGCGCTGCAGGCGATTCGCGCCGGAATCGACGGGCTGGCAGCGGAGTTCGGCGGCTGA
- a CDS encoding phospholipase effector Tle1 domain-containing protein, translating into MKNIVLCFDRAQDQPGRHAATNAGALFGLIESSPRQLTWYDAGAGTQPLRRGVSALRWRQTAAGSARASIVAAYRFLVDAWAPGDEVFLFGVGRGASCARELARLLGTIGVWHDRRDQLLDYLLDAYALPRTDRTAADWGRVSRLAAVLTGRGTAAVPVRYLGLWDSVTVPGAARSTDDALSHVGSGRHAIAIDGGRFGERLGAGTVEEVWFRGAHCDVAGTPGACWQLADIPLDWVLDGAVRTGLLLRGGCRLPTPTEFDALAGSSHPLSLRRLPEDARVHASVELYLRAHPQYWRRLPARVEWADAEWLARGERLVHTRAPLPISPRAPRELAEALP; encoded by the coding sequence GTGAAGAACATCGTGTTGTGTTTCGACCGTGCACAGGATCAGCCCGGACGCCACGCCGCAACCAACGCCGGTGCGCTCTTCGGGCTGATCGAGAGCTCCCCCCGACAGCTCACGTGGTACGACGCGGGTGCCGGCACGCAGCCGCTGCGGCGGGGTGTGAGCGCGTTGCGGTGGCGACAGACCGCCGCGGGATCCGCCAGGGCGAGCATCGTGGCGGCATACCGCTTTCTGGTCGACGCCTGGGCGCCCGGCGACGAGGTCTTCCTGTTCGGCGTGGGGCGCGGCGCCTCCTGCGCGCGGGAACTCGCCCGGTTGCTCGGCACGATCGGGGTCTGGCACGACCGGCGCGACCAACTGCTCGATTATCTGCTCGACGCCTACGCCTTGCCGCGCACCGACCGCACCGCCGCGGACTGGGGTCGGGTCAGCCGCCTGGCCGCGGTGCTGACGGGTCGGGGCACCGCCGCGGTGCCGGTCCGCTACCTCGGGCTGTGGGATTCGGTGACGGTCCCGGGCGCCGCGCGCTCGACCGACGACGCACTGAGCCACGTCGGGTCCGGCCGCCACGCCATCGCGATCGACGGCGGCCGCTTCGGCGAGCGTCTCGGCGCCGGCACCGTCGAAGAGGTCTGGTTCCGCGGTGCCCACTGCGACGTGGCCGGGACGCCGGGCGCCTGCTGGCAGCTCGCCGACATCCCGCTGGACTGGGTGCTCGACGGCGCGGTGCGTACCGGGCTGCTGCTGCGCGGCGGGTGCCGGCTGCCCACGCCGACCGAATTCGACGCGCTGGCCGGCAGCAGCCATCCGCTGTCGCTGCGCAGACTGCCCGAGGACGCCCGCGTGCACGCCAGTGTGGAGCTGTATCTGCGCGCCCACCCGCAGTACTGGCGGCGCCTGCCCGCCAGGGTCGAGTGGGCCGACGCGGAATGGCTGGCGCGCGGGGAACGGCTCGTGCACACGCGCGCGCCGTTGCCGATTTCCCCTCGCGCGCCGCGTGAACTGGCCGAGGCCCTGCCCTGA